A genomic window from Gossypium hirsutum isolate 1008001.06 chromosome D10, Gossypium_hirsutum_v2.1, whole genome shotgun sequence includes:
- the LOC107915212 gene encoding G-type lectin S-receptor-like serine/threonine-protein kinase SD2-5, producing the protein MLGMPTRFSYQELKNVTNNFSNKLGEGGFGSVFHGTLPSGSQVAVKHLVGFGPVNKSFIAEVQTIGSIHHFNLVSLVGFCAEKFNNLLVYEYLVNGSLDRWIFNQNQKLALGWQIRKKIILDIAKGLAYLHGDCHQKIIHFDIKPENILLDENFNAKISDFGLSKLIGKDQSQVVTTMRGTPGYMAPEWLTSTITEKVDVYSFGIVVLEILCGRRNIDRSQQEEDRHLLELFRRKQEEGQLLDLVDKCNSDMQSNAIEVVEMMKVVAWCLQTEYVKRPSMSTVVKLFEGSADVVSDNLNEDFLNGLILEATETDTSTILPSILSGPR; encoded by the coding sequence ATGTTGGGGATGCCAACAAGATTCTCTTATCAAGAGTTGAAAAACGTTACCAACAATTTTAGCAACAAACTTGGTGAAGGTGGATTTGGGTCTGTTTTTCATGGAACACTGCCTTCGGGTTCTCAAGTTGCAGTGAAACATCTTGTTGGCTTTGGTCCAGTTAACAAGTCCTTCATAGCTGAAGTTCAGACGATTGGAAGCATCCACCATTTCAATTTGGTAAGTCTGGTTGGATTTTGTGCTGAAAAATTCAATAATCTTTTAGTTTACGAGTACCTGGTTAATGGATCACTAGACCGATGGATCTTCAACCAAAACCAAAAACTTGCTCTTGGTTGgcaaattagaaagaaaatcatTCTAGATATAGCCAAAGGACTAGCCTATCTTCATGGAGATTGCCACCAAAAGATAATTCATTTCGACATCAAACCAGAAAATATCCTTTTAGACGAGAATTTCAATGCCAAAATTTCAGATTTTGGGTTATCTAAGCTAATTGGAAAAGATCAAAGTCAAGTCGTAACAACTATGAGGGGAACCCCTGGTTATATGGCTCCCGAATGGCTAACTTCAACCATAACTGAGAAAGTAGATGTCTATAGCTTTGGTATTGTGGTCCTAGAAATTCTGTGCGGGCGTCGAAACATCGATAGATCTCAACAGGAAGAAGATAGGCATTTATTGGAACTGTTTAGGAGAAAGCAAGAAGAAGGGCAACTCCTGGATTTAGTTGATAAGTGCAATAGTGATATGCAATCGAATGCAATTGAAGTTGTGGAGATGATGAAGGTCGTTGCATGGTGCTTACAAACTGAATATGTAAAGAGGCCTTCCATGTCCACCGTGGTGAAGCTTTTTGAGGGCTCAGCTGATGTTGTAAGTGATAACCTGAATGAAGATTTTTTAAATGGATTAATACTTGAAGCGACAGAGACCGACACTTCAACAATTTTACCTTCTATATTATCTGGGCCGAGGTGA
- the LOC107914979 gene encoding probable hexosyltransferase MUCI70, producing the protein MGKVTATRTPLFFQSKLLCISVLYLFTTLFLAFYRSVSPTTCLFRSSPSDPIQSPLFYYPSSYGEHKYAITTHRHSCSSPVFFSDYGMVVGEIHNLCTNSSAFLPALRYLQGKADTFGGNFETQKRFSYFNYSNDEIKVPCGFLKEFPVSDSDRIAMESCNGVVVVSAIFNDHDKIRQPVGLGSQTLVDTCFFMFIDDITLQGLYDHKLIPQNSPDYKVGVWRIVKVFSEKLYENPAMNGVIPKYLVHRLFPHSKFSIWIDAKLQLMVDPLLLIHSLVVSKDVDMAISKHPYYVHTMEEAMATARWKKWSDIDGLTQQMETYCKNGLKPWTTDKLPYTTDVPDSALILRKHGLGSNLFSCLLFNELEGFNPRDQLGFAFVRDKMNPKLKLNMFEVEVFEKIVVEYRHNLKKTGNVKAVSSGGGVSKKTKRERSHGHLVLTDSSCQNYLLKMWGESHS; encoded by the exons ATGGGGAAGGTAACGGCCACGAGAACTCCTCTGTTCTTCCAATCAAAACTTCTCTGTATTTCTGTTTTGTACCTCTTCACCACTCTCTTCCTTGCTTTTTACCGCTCCGTCTCCCCCACCACTTGCCTCTTTCGATCCTCCCCTTCCGACCCTATTCAATCCCCTCTCTTTTATTACCCTTCTTCCTATGGAGAACACAAGTATGCCATCACCACTCACCGACATTCTTGTTCCTCCCCTGTTTTTTTCTCTG ATTATGGAATGGTGGTGGGGGAGATCCATAATTTATGTACGAATTCTTCAGCATTTTTGCCGGCTCTGAGGTATTTACAAGGGAAAGCCGACACTTTTGGAGGAAATTTTGAAACCCAgaagagattttcttattttaattattccaaTGATGAAATTAAAGTCCCTTGTGGATTTTTAAAGGAGTTTCCTGTTAGTGATTCTG ATCGAATCGCCATGGAAAGCTGCAATGGAGTTGTTGTAGTATCTGCAATCTTCAACGATCATGACAAAATCCGGCAACCAGTAGGCCTCGGATCCCAAACCCTAGTCGACACATGTTTCTTCATGTTCATAGATGATATAACCCTTCAAGGACTCTACGACCATAAATTAATCCCACAAAACTCGCCCGATTATAAAGTCGGTGTTTGGAGAATCGTTAAAGTTTTCTCCGAGAAACTCTACGAAAATCCGGCAATGAACGGCGTGATACCGAAGTATCTAGTTCATAGACTTTTCCCACACTCGAAATTCAGCATTTGGATCGACGCGAAGCTTCAACTAATGGTCGATCCGTTGCTGCTGATACATTCTCTCGTTGTATCGAAGGACGTGGATATGGCGATATCGAAGCATCCATATTATGTTCATACGATGGAAGAAGCGATGGCCACGGCACGGTGGAAGAAATGGTCGGATATTGATGGCTTGACACAGCAAATGGAGACTTACTGTAAAAATGGATTGAAGCCATGGACTACTGATAAGCTACCTTACACCACAG ATGTACCAGATAGTGCATTAATATTGAGAAAACATGGATTGGGAAGCAACCTTTTCTCTTGCCTTTTGTTCAATGAGTTGGAAGGTTTTAACCCTAGGGACCAACTGGGTTTTGCATTTGTAAGGGACAAGATGAACCCAAAGCTGAAGTTGAACATGTTTGAAGTGGAAGTGTTCGAGAAGATTGTTGTGGAATATAGGCACAACCTTAAAAAGACTGGGAACGTTAAAGCTGTTTCGAGTGGTGGGGGCGTATCTAAGAAGACCAAAAGGGAAAGAAGCCATGGGCATCTGGTTTTGACTGACAGTAGTTGTCAGAATTATCTTTTGAAAATGTGGGGTGAATCCCATAGTTGA